From Methanomicrobiales archaeon HGW-Methanomicrobiales-1, a single genomic window includes:
- a CDS encoding DNA-directed RNA polymerase produces the protein MYGESNFGGNRGPRDFGPREMTKVVCSDCGKECEVPFKPTEGRPVYCRDCLPKHRKPRF, from the coding sequence ATGTATGGAGAATCAAATTTTGGTGGAAACCGCGGTCCCCGCGACTTCGGTCCCCGTGAAATGACAAAAGTAGTCTGTTCAGACTGCGGAAAAGAATGCGAAGTACCGTTCAAACCAACTGAGGGAAGGCCCGTCTACTGCAGAGACTGCCTCCCGAAACACCGGAAGCCCCGCTTCTGA
- a CDS encoding peptidase S41, whose product MVFPVTAVADTASCPGCGMVWKDTCVPFERNNETAYNEELIAAYAPVAANQTPLPDFSNQSWSSAFLSVHQLFREKYVYTHWRSVDWDKLYTTWAPAIADAEKKQDKAAYYRALRGYLYAIPDGHVGILPTTGVFGAKYADIGGGFGLAVTRLDSGDVIVSYVANGSAADAAGIRPGDRVTAWNGREIHAAISETSYIWAGKKPSTAEAILLNQLRFLTRAPVGTPATIAVTRTAVPASRVVNLTAYDDGYDSLTKTSFFLGRQINDIGVERTWEDVQPQISNDTVTYRTLPGGYRYIAIYGESYDVYQPFKAAMEDAIAKKAPGVVIDLRFNGGGDDNIASCFAGWFVDKPVFYEYASQYDPGSRQFTITSEAWTQPRPNGYHGPVAVMVSPDTISSGEGIPMIFARSGTGTIISWYGTNGAFGMNGPRAIMPLDQYLFFPAGASLNQDRVIQVDSNASLTGGIAPQIRVPLNEDTVARAMAGEDVQLTYAMQWLDEQQKPVATPTTAKPASPGIAIVVLAVGLLVLAAGRK is encoded by the coding sequence ATGGTTTTTCCGGTAACTGCGGTCGCAGATACTGCCAGTTGCCCGGGCTGCGGGATGGTCTGGAAAGATACCTGCGTTCCGTTCGAGCGGAACAACGAGACTGCCTATAACGAGGAACTTATCGCAGCATATGCACCGGTTGCAGCAAACCAGACCCCGCTCCCTGATTTCAGCAACCAGTCCTGGAGTTCGGCGTTTCTTTCAGTCCACCAGCTCTTCAGGGAAAAATATGTGTACACGCATTGGCGATCGGTGGACTGGGACAAACTCTACACAACCTGGGCGCCGGCAATTGCCGATGCCGAGAAGAAGCAGGATAAGGCTGCCTATTACCGGGCCCTGCGGGGATACCTGTACGCGATTCCCGACGGGCACGTGGGCATCCTGCCGACAACCGGCGTGTTTGGGGCTAAGTATGCTGATATCGGCGGGGGTTTCGGGCTTGCCGTGACCCGGCTCGATTCTGGAGATGTCATCGTAAGTTATGTGGCCAATGGCAGTGCCGCAGATGCTGCCGGAATCCGGCCCGGCGACCGGGTGACTGCCTGGAACGGCAGGGAGATCCACGCGGCTATCAGCGAAACTTCCTATATCTGGGCGGGAAAAAAACCCTCCACCGCAGAAGCAATCCTGCTCAACCAGCTGCGGTTCTTAACCCGGGCCCCGGTCGGCACGCCGGCCACGATCGCGGTAACCCGGACGGCTGTTCCTGCGTCCCGGGTCGTAAACCTTACCGCATACGATGACGGGTATGATAGTCTGACAAAGACTTCCTTTTTCCTGGGCAGGCAGATCAATGATATCGGGGTTGAACGCACCTGGGAGGATGTCCAGCCGCAGATCAGCAATGATACGGTTACGTACCGGACATTGCCCGGCGGGTACCGGTACATTGCAATCTATGGCGAATCCTATGACGTATACCAGCCGTTCAAGGCTGCCATGGAAGATGCGATTGCGAAAAAGGCCCCGGGGGTAGTAATCGATCTCCGGTTCAATGGCGGCGGCGATGATAATATTGCATCCTGTTTTGCGGGATGGTTTGTGGACAAGCCGGTCTTCTATGAATATGCCTCCCAGTACGATCCCGGCTCCCGACAGTTCACTATTACCTCGGAAGCCTGGACCCAGCCCCGGCCAAACGGGTATCATGGCCCGGTCGCAGTGATGGTGAGTCCCGACACGATCAGTTCGGGTGAAGGCATCCCGATGATCTTTGCCCGGTCCGGCACCGGAACAATCATCTCCTGGTACGGGACCAATGGGGCATTCGGCATGAACGGACCCCGGGCGATAATGCCGCTCGACCAGTACCTCTTCTTCCCTGCCGGGGCATCGCTCAACCAGGACCGCGTGATACAGGTTGACAGCAATGCGTCTCTTACGGGCGGGATTGCGCCGCAGATCCGTGTCCCTCTCAATGAAGATACCGTCGCCCGCGCCATGGCCGGCGAAGATGTCCAGCTGACCTATGCAATGCAGTGGCTGGATGAGCAGCAGAAACCGGTAGCAACGCCAACGACAGCAAAGCCTGCTTCTCCGGGCATTGCGATTGTTGTCCTTGCGGTTGGGCTCCTTGTGCTGGCAGCGGGAAGAAAATAA
- a CDS encoding shikimate kinase, with translation MKNIILIGMPGAGKSTMGVILAKTRGMKFIDTDIAIQETTGRLLQEIIDTDGPGAFKILEEKTILSLHCHNTVIATGGSVVFSERAMQHLKSGGIIIYLQISFDEMAKRLRNSAARGIVLIAGQDLRDMYDQRISLYEKYADITIDCSKDDFEICVESVTALL, from the coding sequence ATGAAAAACATCATCCTCATCGGCATGCCCGGCGCCGGCAAGAGCACCATGGGCGTGATCCTGGCAAAAACCCGGGGTATGAAATTTATCGATACCGATATCGCAATACAGGAAACTACCGGCAGGCTCTTACAGGAAATAATTGACACGGACGGGCCCGGTGCATTCAAAATCCTGGAGGAAAAAACGATCCTTTCCCTGCATTGCCATAACACCGTTATCGCCACCGGGGGCAGCGTGGTTTTTTCGGAGCGGGCAATGCAGCACCTGAAATCCGGAGGAATTATCATTTACCTGCAGATCTCTTTTGACGAGATGGCAAAGAGACTCCGGAACAGTGCAGCACGGGGAATTGTGTTGATTGCAGGCCAGGATCTCCGGGATATGTATGACCAGAGAATTTCGTTGTATGAGAAGTATGCCGATATTACCATCGATTGTTCAAAAGATGATTTTGAGATTTGTGTCGAGAGCGTTACTGCTCTGCTCTGA
- a CDS encoding nucleotidyltransferase, with the protein MDHYERIAAKRDEIFILAARFGIKDIRIFGSVARHEAHKGSDIDFLVQFPPDTSLLTHAAFQRELADLIGCDADVASVNGLKEQIRHSVIQEAVPL; encoded by the coding sequence ATGGATCATTACGAACGGATCGCGGCAAAACGGGATGAGATCTTCATACTTGCTGCCCGGTTCGGGATAAAAGATATCCGTATCTTCGGCTCCGTAGCCCGGCATGAAGCCCATAAGGGAAGCGACATCGATTTCCTTGTACAGTTCCCCCCCGATACATCTCTTCTTACCCATGCCGCATTCCAGCGGGAACTTGCCGACCTCATTGGCTGCGATGCGGATGTTGCATCAGTAAACGGACTCAAAGAGCAGATCCGGCATTCCGTAATACAGGAAGCAGTGCCGCTATGA
- a CDS encoding nucleotidyltransferase: MDALALLRQATPELKKRFGVAKIGLFGSYVRGEERPDSDVDVLVLFREEETFDNYMDCKFYLEDLFGRKVDLVMEGAIKKRLRPYIISEVVYA; this comes from the coding sequence ATGGATGCACTTGCACTCCTCAGGCAAGCCACGCCGGAACTGAAAAAGCGTTTCGGGGTTGCAAAGATTGGCCTCTTTGGTTCATACGTACGCGGAGAGGAGCGGCCTGATAGTGATGTGGATGTATTGGTTTTGTTCCGGGAAGAAGAGACCTTTGACAACTACATGGACTGCAAGTTTTATCTCGAAGATCTTTTCGGGCGGAAAGTTGACCTTGTGATGGAAGGCGCAATCAAGAAACGACTCCGGCCCTATATCATCAGCGAGGTTGTCTATGCGTAG
- a CDS encoding aldehyde dehydrogenase: protein MLMRIGGNDTSGIDERWIEVKNPATGEVIDRVPSGTPDDVAQAVDAADAATGGWKKKSQRERGMILFHAAGLVREQHKDIAQLLTREQGKPLRESIDEVRGFANILEFYAGISAHSTGEAVRLGVAGDCMVVHEPLGICGAIIPWNMPVIIMGWKVGPALLAGNTMVLKPASTTPLSSLKLAGILDKAGLPPGVLNVVTGSGESVGAAIVRHPLIRKVSFTGDCATGEKIRQMASAQVKDLTLELGGSDPMIVMEDAAIDKAVEGALRGRFYNAGQTCTAVKRLYVHEKIAETFVKKLKERVESLKTGNGLEPGIDLGPMNSAEGRQRISAMVEEVTEKEEGTILTGGCPLAGPAYAAGHFYSPTLVTGVAPGARLLTDEIFGPVLPVMTVPDLDTAIREANRSRYGLGASVWTTDLATTKRVFDEVHAGIIWVNRHLTVPPEIPFGGMNDSGIGRENGTHALESYSRTKTLFLGW, encoded by the coding sequence ATGCTGATGCGGATTGGCGGGAATGATACCAGTGGGATCGATGAGCGCTGGATAGAGGTAAAGAATCCGGCAACCGGTGAGGTGATCGACCGGGTTCCCTCCGGGACACCGGACGATGTTGCTCAGGCTGTGGATGCAGCGGATGCAGCAACCGGTGGCTGGAAGAAAAAATCCCAGCGGGAACGGGGCATGATCCTGTTCCACGCTGCCGGGCTGGTAAGAGAGCAGCACAAGGACATCGCGCAACTCCTGACCCGGGAGCAGGGAAAACCGCTCCGGGAATCCATCGACGAAGTCCGGGGGTTTGCCAATATCCTGGAGTTCTATGCCGGGATCTCCGCCCATTCCACCGGTGAAGCAGTCCGCCTCGGCGTTGCCGGTGACTGCATGGTAGTGCACGAACCCCTGGGTATCTGCGGTGCCATCATCCCGTGGAATATGCCGGTCATCATCATGGGCTGGAAAGTCGGCCCTGCACTCCTTGCCGGCAATACTATGGTACTCAAACCCGCGTCAACAACTCCCCTATCGAGCCTGAAACTCGCAGGAATACTCGACAAAGCCGGCCTCCCACCAGGGGTGCTCAACGTTGTGACGGGTAGTGGTGAATCCGTAGGTGCAGCCATTGTCCGGCACCCCCTCATCCGCAAAGTTTCCTTTACCGGTGACTGTGCAACCGGTGAAAAGATCCGCCAGATGGCATCGGCGCAGGTAAAGGATCTTACGCTGGAACTTGGGGGTTCGGACCCGATGATCGTTATGGAAGATGCTGCCATTGACAAAGCCGTGGAAGGTGCGCTCCGCGGTCGCTTCTACAATGCCGGCCAGACCTGCACCGCAGTCAAGCGCCTGTACGTGCATGAAAAAATTGCCGAGACTTTTGTTAAGAAACTCAAAGAGCGCGTGGAATCCTTGAAAACAGGAAACGGTCTCGAACCGGGGATCGATCTGGGACCGATGAACAGTGCGGAAGGGCGGCAGCGAATCTCTGCAATGGTTGAGGAGGTAACGGAAAAAGAAGAAGGAACAATTCTTACTGGTGGTTGCCCCCTTGCCGGACCTGCATATGCGGCGGGGCATTTCTACAGCCCCACGCTGGTTACCGGTGTCGCACCCGGAGCCCGGCTCCTGACCGATGAGATCTTCGGGCCGGTCTTACCGGTGATGACGGTCCCCGATCTCGACACGGCAATCCGTGAAGCAAACCGGTCCCGTTATGGCCTTGGCGCTTCGGTCTGGACTACCGATCTTGCGACCACAAAACGCGTGTTTGACGAGGTGCATGCAGGCATCATCTGGGTGAACCGCCATCTCACCGTGCCACCGGAGATCCCGTTTGGCGGTATGAACGACAGCGGCATCGGGCGGGAGAATGGAACGCATGCGCTGGAAAGTTACAGCCGGACCAAAACGCTGTTCCTTGGCTGGTAA
- a CDS encoding oleate hydratase: MGNYNNVRAKVPEGIGKKRAFLVGGGIGSLAAAFYLIHDGHMDGKQITVFENLSVLGGAMDGSGTAKNGFLVRGGREMEEHYECSWDLFSHIPTIENPSRTVLEDLREVNLLDPNVAACRLMQNCGEKIERDTLGLSGHNIGQLRNLFMATEAEVEGMTIEEYFDDSFLATDFWYYWRSMFAFENYQSVLEMKRYMHRFIHHFPGLSRLKGILFSRYNQYESMILPLQKWLENKGVTFVANARVEDLALDIQPGKKTVTAIHVTENGVAKAIPTTEDDLVFFTNGSMTENSTLGSMDTPAKVNRGPGACWELWKKLAFKDPAFGRPEVFCGDIDKTKWESFTITCTDSPMEELLKKLTGRDPRSGKLVTGGIMTAIDSAWLLSVTCHRQPHFASQPENTIVLWAYGLLPDKAGNHVPKKMEDCTGEELLRELLYHLGAGELTEKIIATSTVIPCMMPYITSQFMPRRKGDRPAVVPEGSTNLAFLGQFVEIPGDCVFTVEYSVRSAMTAVYTLLALDKQPPEVHPSQYDLRVIAAAVKTMYGGKHMPGEMILRHFLKNTSMEGLI; this comes from the coding sequence ATGGGGAACTACAACAACGTCAGGGCAAAAGTGCCGGAAGGCATTGGGAAGAAACGGGCATTCCTGGTCGGGGGCGGGATCGGGTCGCTTGCCGCCGCATTTTACCTCATCCATGACGGCCACATGGACGGGAAACAGATCACGGTCTTTGAAAACCTCAGCGTCCTGGGAGGCGCCATGGACGGGAGCGGCACGGCAAAGAACGGCTTTCTTGTCCGGGGCGGCCGGGAGATGGAGGAGCATTACGAGTGCAGCTGGGATCTTTTTTCCCACATCCCCACCATTGAAAATCCTTCCCGGACTGTGCTTGAGGACCTGCGGGAAGTAAACCTGCTCGACCCCAATGTTGCTGCCTGCCGGCTCATGCAGAACTGCGGGGAGAAGATCGAAAGGGACACGCTCGGTCTCTCGGGTCACAACATCGGGCAGCTCAGGAACCTCTTCATGGCAACCGAAGCCGAAGTCGAGGGCATGACCATTGAAGAGTACTTCGATGACTCGTTTCTTGCAACCGACTTCTGGTATTACTGGCGGTCGATGTTTGCGTTTGAGAATTACCAGAGCGTACTCGAGATGAAGCGCTACATGCACCGTTTCATCCACCACTTCCCCGGCCTCTCCCGGCTCAAAGGCATCCTCTTCTCCCGGTACAACCAGTACGAGTCCATGATCCTGCCCCTGCAAAAATGGCTGGAGAACAAGGGAGTTACGTTTGTTGCAAACGCCCGGGTTGAGGATCTTGCCCTGGACATCCAGCCCGGGAAAAAGACTGTGACTGCCATTCACGTAACAGAAAATGGCGTGGCTAAGGCAATCCCCACAACCGAAGACGACCTTGTCTTTTTCACCAACGGTTCCATGACCGAGAACTCGACGCTTGGCAGCATGGATACGCCGGCAAAAGTAAACCGGGGGCCCGGGGCCTGCTGGGAACTCTGGAAGAAACTTGCCTTTAAGGATCCTGCGTTTGGCAGGCCGGAAGTGTTCTGCGGCGATATCGATAAGACGAAATGGGAGTCTTTTACCATCACCTGCACCGACTCGCCCATGGAAGAGCTGTTGAAAAAACTCACCGGCCGGGACCCCCGGTCGGGAAAACTGGTGACCGGCGGCATCATGACCGCGATCGACTCGGCCTGGCTTCTCTCCGTCACCTGTCACCGGCAGCCCCATTTTGCCAGCCAGCCGGAGAACACCATCGTCCTGTGGGCCTATGGCCTGCTGCCGGACAAGGCAGGTAACCATGTGCCAAAGAAGATGGAAGACTGTACGGGAGAGGAACTGCTAAGAGAACTCCTTTACCACCTGGGGGCCGGAGAACTTACCGAAAAGATCATTGCAACCTCAACGGTCATCCCCTGCATGATGCCCTACATCACCAGCCAGTTCATGCCCCGGAGGAAAGGCGATCGTCCGGCAGTGGTCCCGGAGGGCAGTACCAACCTTGCCTTTTTGGGCCAGTTCGTAGAAATCCCCGGCGACTGCGTCTTTACGGTCGAGTACTCGGTGCGTTCGGCCATGACTGCTGTCTACACCCTGCTCGCTCTGGACAAGCAGCCCCCGGAGGTCCATCCCAGCCAGTACGACCTGCGGGTCATTGCTGCCGCGGTCAAGACCATGTACGGCGGAAAGCATATGCCCGGCGAGATGATCCTCCGCCATTTCCTGAAAAATACCAGCATGGAGGGGTTGATTTAG
- a CDS encoding protein phosphatase 2C domain-containing protein: MRWKYTCASVTGKAHTQRGENGQDASRAGTIQLGDSEFFIGIAADGAGSTTDGGRGAEIACEILYTHIAETLREQDDISQITDETVKIWITAAREAITAETQSEGKRLREFACTILGAVAGNGGALFFQIGDGAIVTGNGTEYQTIFWPEQGEYANTTYFITDEQYLDRLHILHAELPDQIALFTDGLQNLVLSFALKKAHPGFFQPLFSALQQHPESGFLPFATRLQTFLSREDIAARSDDDKTLVLAVRLTG; this comes from the coding sequence ATGAGATGGAAGTACACCTGCGCATCTGTTACCGGAAAAGCCCACACGCAGCGCGGTGAGAACGGCCAGGACGCATCCCGGGCCGGCACCATCCAGCTGGGAGATTCAGAATTTTTTATCGGGATTGCCGCGGACGGGGCGGGAAGTACCACGGATGGCGGACGCGGCGCAGAGATCGCGTGCGAAATCCTGTACACGCATATCGCAGAAACACTCCGCGAACAGGACGATATTTCACAAATCACTGATGAAACGGTGAAGATCTGGATCACTGCGGCCCGGGAAGCAATAACTGCTGAAACCCAGTCCGAAGGGAAACGGCTGCGGGAATTTGCCTGCACGATCCTTGGCGCGGTTGCGGGAAACGGCGGCGCCCTATTTTTCCAGATTGGCGATGGCGCAATTGTCACCGGGAATGGCACGGAATACCAGACCATCTTCTGGCCGGAACAGGGAGAGTACGCCAATACAACCTATTTCATAACTGACGAGCAATATCTCGACCGGCTGCATATCCTCCATGCGGAATTGCCGGATCAGATCGCGTTATTCACCGACGGTTTGCAGAATCTCGTTCTCTCGTTTGCACTGAAAAAAGCCCATCCCGGATTTTTCCAGCCGCTCTTTTCCGCACTGCAACAACACCCGGAGAGCGGGTTTTTGCCGTTTGCCACCAGGTTGCAAACCTTCCTCTCCCGGGAGGATATTGCTGCGCGAAGCGATGATGACAAGACGCTCGTCTTAGCAGTCCGGCTTACCGGGTGA
- a CDS encoding TIGR02391 family protein — protein MNFKLIAIKLGEGLKYDTTVNDINRISSAIFDFSLKEYPHESITSVRSQLIYNWVMTLADNSMTDDKKIQLLGDFIKGLTPDNSPLRTLIVDKKAILSPDMWTLIHKDIQRVSQKKFIDGHYSDAVESAFKEVNTRVKKIVRDKTSQEFDGVDLMNRAFSLGKPIIVLDDLSTDSGKDIQKGYLQIYSGSILGIRNPKAHANLTTSKENAIHFLFLASLLMIKIDDSKSFLTQS, from the coding sequence ATGAACTTCAAATTAATTGCGATAAAATTGGGTGAGGGATTGAAGTATGATACCACAGTAAACGATATTAATAGGATTTCATCTGCGATTTTTGATTTTTCACTGAAAGAATACCCTCATGAAAGTATTACCTCAGTACGATCTCAGTTAATTTACAATTGGGTAATGACACTTGCAGATAATTCGATGACCGATGATAAAAAGATCCAACTTTTAGGTGATTTCATCAAGGGGCTTACTCCTGATAATAGCCCACTTCGAACATTGATTGTCGATAAAAAAGCGATATTAAGTCCCGACATGTGGACTCTTATTCATAAAGACATACAAAGAGTTTCCCAAAAAAAATTTATTGATGGGCATTATTCGGATGCAGTAGAGTCGGCATTCAAAGAAGTGAATACCCGTGTGAAAAAGATTGTGAGGGATAAAACCAGTCAAGAATTTGATGGTGTGGATTTGATGAATCGTGCATTTTCTTTAGGGAAACCAATAATAGTTTTAGATGATCTCTCTACAGATAGTGGTAAAGATATTCAAAAAGGGTATTTACAAATTTATTCCGGCTCGATATTAGGAATTAGAAATCCAAAAGCTCATGCAAATTTGACAACCAGTAAAGAAAATGCCATTCACTTTCTGTTTTTAGCAAGTCTTCTCATGATAAAAATCGATGACTCAAAGTCCTTTCTTACTCAATCATAA
- a CDS encoding DUF86 domain-containing protein, which translates to MRRTSLQLLDDILESIDNIDEDTGGISFDDFSKDRRRRDAVIRNFQVIGEAIKNLPSELRERYPDTDWKKIAGFRDVLTHVYFGIKLTIL; encoded by the coding sequence ATGCGTAGGACTTCTCTCCAACTGCTCGATGATATTCTTGAGTCGATTGACAACATTGATGAAGATACCGGTGGGATCTCGTTTGACGATTTTTCCAAAGATCGCAGGCGCAGGGATGCAGTCATACGGAATTTTCAGGTAATTGGAGAAGCTATCAAGAACCTCCCCTCCGAACTCCGGGAGCGTTACCCGGATACCGACTGGAAAAAGATCGCAGGATTTCGCGATGTTCTCACCCATGTCTATTTCGGGATCAAATTAACGATTCTCTAA
- a CDS encoding MFS transporter: MACKIITEAMDDAPFTMRHAHIWFLSSMGIFLDGFDLFVMSIALPLIIVQFAATPVQQGIVGAAAVVGAIFGALIGGRLCDRFGRKKVFLVDLLVFIIFAVLSAFAWDIWSLILFRFLLGIGIGADYPVCASYVSEFMPKRIRGRMLIAAFSFQAVGIFAAAGIGLVILALHPSESAWRIMLVAGAIPAIVILILRRSIPESARWYIQRREWKLATGVVRYLIPDFTMDKSIKPPVEAAAKPAPEKKAAWHVTLDSYAELFNRKNLRRTILITVPWFLMDFAFYGVGIFTPILIASMMGAHATGLNFIAQDFYSSGLTAVLDVFLVLGFILNIIFIERVGRMRLQLAGFIGMAAGMFILALSQSGSETIIALAFVGFGLFNLLQNWGPNATTFLLPAELFPTRLRATAHGLGAGIAKVGAACGIMFVPLMKASYGVRVTVIFMGVICIIAFVVTWLTRIDMTGKSLEDLEDAA; encoded by the coding sequence ATGGCCTGCAAAATTATTACCGAGGCAATGGATGATGCCCCCTTTACGATGAGGCATGCGCATATCTGGTTCCTCTCATCGATGGGGATTTTCCTCGACGGCTTCGATCTCTTCGTGATGTCGATTGCGCTCCCGCTCATCATCGTCCAGTTTGCGGCAACCCCGGTCCAGCAGGGAATCGTTGGTGCTGCCGCTGTTGTCGGGGCAATCTTCGGGGCGCTTATCGGTGGCAGGCTCTGTGACCGGTTCGGCAGGAAAAAAGTCTTTTTAGTTGATCTCCTCGTCTTCATCATCTTTGCTGTCCTGTCGGCCTTTGCCTGGGACATCTGGTCACTCATCCTGTTCCGGTTCCTGCTCGGCATCGGGATTGGGGCTGACTACCCGGTCTGCGCATCCTATGTCAGCGAGTTCATGCCAAAGAGGATCCGGGGGCGGATGCTGATCGCCGCGTTCAGTTTCCAGGCCGTTGGCATCTTTGCCGCAGCGGGAATCGGTCTTGTCATCCTGGCCCTGCACCCGTCTGAATCGGCCTGGCGGATCATGCTGGTTGCCGGGGCGATACCGGCCATTGTTATCCTTATCCTGCGGCGTTCTATTCCCGAGAGCGCCCGCTGGTATATCCAGCGCAGGGAATGGAAACTGGCAACGGGCGTGGTCCGGTACCTGATACCGGATTTCACGATGGATAAATCCATCAAGCCCCCGGTGGAGGCAGCGGCAAAACCCGCACCGGAAAAGAAAGCGGCATGGCATGTAACTTTAGATTCCTATGCGGAACTTTTCAACCGAAAGAACCTGCGCCGGACGATTCTCATCACGGTGCCATGGTTTCTCATGGACTTTGCCTTTTACGGGGTCGGGATCTTCACGCCGATTCTCATCGCGTCCATGATGGGCGCCCATGCAACGGGGCTCAATTTCATTGCGCAGGACTTCTACTCCTCCGGCCTGACTGCCGTACTGGATGTTTTCCTGGTACTGGGATTTATCCTCAATATTATCTTCATCGAGAGGGTGGGCAGGATGCGTCTCCAGCTGGCCGGTTTTATCGGGATGGCGGCCGGCATGTTCATCCTCGCCCTGTCCCAGTCCGGTTCCGAGACCATCATTGCCCTTGCGTTTGTCGGGTTCGGGCTCTTTAATCTCCTCCAGAACTGGGGGCCGAATGCCACTACATTCCTGCTCCCCGCAGAACTCTTCCCCACCCGGCTCCGGGCCACTGCCCACGGTCTGGGTGCCGGGATTGCCAAGGTCGGGGCTGCCTGCGGCATCATGTTCGTGCCGCTGATGAAGGCGTCCTATGGGGTCCGGGTAACCGTGATCTTCATGGGCGTCATCTGCATCATTGCCTTTGTAGTGACGTGGCTGACCCGGATCGATATGACCGGGAAGTCTTTAGAAGATCTCGAAGATGCAGCGTGA